In one window of Sandaracinaceae bacterium DNA:
- a CDS encoding aminotransferase class I/II-fold pyridoxal phosphate-dependent enzyme: MARRTPNKHINLNVRGMQASATVAINEHSNALMAEGRTVYKLGLGQSPFPVPRAVVDALRDHAAEKDYLPVRGLYDLRRAVAHYTERKAGIDRTAEDVLIGPGSKELMFLLQLVFYGDLVIPTPAWVSYAPQAQIIGRKVQLIPTRPEDGWMLTPEALDEACEKDSDRPRVVILNYPSNPTGSTYKVDQLKGIAKVAQKHGILLLSDEIYGELHHKGQHVSIARYYPEGTIISAGLSKWCGAGGWRLGTFVFPENLRWLLDAMSAVASETYTSTSAPIQYAAVTAFEGGEGIERYLANSRRILSALGRWCARHLRGAGIECPQPVGGFYLFPDFNAHAEALARRGITDAPTLCARLLDETGVAILPGSQFGRPPEELSARLAYVDFDGERALEAVAVIPKEQPLDETFLKRHCGRVVAAIQAMAQWIGQD; this comes from the coding sequence ATGGCCCGCCGCACGCCGAACAAGCACATCAACCTGAACGTCCGGGGCATGCAGGCCTCGGCGACCGTCGCGATCAACGAGCACAGCAACGCGCTGATGGCCGAGGGGCGGACCGTCTACAAGCTCGGGCTGGGGCAGTCGCCCTTCCCCGTGCCGCGCGCGGTGGTGGACGCGCTCCGTGATCACGCGGCGGAGAAGGACTACCTGCCCGTCCGCGGCCTCTACGATCTGCGGCGCGCGGTCGCGCACTACACGGAGCGCAAGGCGGGCATCGACCGCACGGCCGAGGACGTGCTGATCGGGCCGGGCAGCAAGGAGCTGATGTTCCTGCTGCAGCTGGTGTTCTACGGGGACCTCGTGATCCCGACGCCGGCCTGGGTCTCGTACGCGCCGCAGGCGCAGATCATCGGGCGCAAGGTCCAGCTCATCCCGACCCGCCCCGAGGACGGGTGGATGCTGACCCCCGAGGCGCTCGACGAGGCTTGCGAGAAGGACTCGGACCGACCGCGCGTCGTGATCCTCAACTACCCCTCGAACCCCACGGGCTCGACCTACAAGGTCGACCAGCTCAAGGGGATCGCGAAGGTCGCGCAGAAGCACGGTATCCTGCTCCTCTCGGACGAGATCTACGGCGAGCTGCACCACAAGGGCCAGCACGTGTCGATCGCGCGCTACTACCCCGAGGGCACGATCATCAGCGCCGGGCTCAGCAAGTGGTGCGGCGCGGGCGGGTGGCGGCTCGGCACCTTCGTGTTCCCGGAGAACCTCCGCTGGCTGCTCGACGCGATGAGCGCGGTGGCGAGCGAGACCTACACGTCCACGAGCGCGCCCATCCAGTACGCCGCGGTCACCGCGTTCGAGGGCGGCGAGGGCATCGAGCGCTACCTCGCGAACTCGCGGCGCATCCTCAGCGCGCTCGGGCGCTGGTGCGCGCGGCATCTCCGGGGCGCGGGCATCGAGTGCCCGCAGCCGGTCGGCGGCTTCTACCTCTTCCCCGACTTCAACGCGCACGCCGAGGCGCTCGCCAGGCGCGGCATCACCGACGCGCCCACCCTCTGCGCGCGCCTGCTCGACGAGACCGGCGTCGCGATCCTGCCCGGCTCGCAGTTCGGCCGCCCGCCCGAGGAGCTGAGCGCGCGGCTCGCCTACGTGGACTTCGACGGGGAGCGCGCGCTCGAGGCGGTGGCGGTGATCCCGAAGGAGCAGCCGCTCGACGAGACGTTCCTGAAGCGGCACTGCGGGCGCGTGGTGGCGGCGATCCAGGCGATGGCGCAGTGGATCGGCCAGGACTGA
- the speD gene encoding adenosylmethionine decarboxylase — protein sequence MDTRGRHLLVEYHGCAEGLLDDLAAVEALMNRAAVAANTTVVASVFHPFQPQGVSGVVVIEESHLSIHTWPEYGYAAVDFYTCGRGIPEEAHAVLREGLGAERAEVMTIDRGLALRGRGCRVRAHVAEGRDGTVSYRESAPSESAPRPSARGEAAP from the coding sequence ATGGACACCCGGGGACGACATCTGCTGGTCGAGTACCACGGCTGCGCCGAAGGGCTGCTGGACGACCTGGCCGCGGTCGAGGCGCTGATGAACCGGGCCGCCGTCGCGGCGAACACGACGGTGGTCGCGTCGGTCTTTCATCCGTTCCAGCCGCAGGGGGTGAGCGGCGTGGTGGTCATCGAGGAGTCGCACCTCTCGATCCACACGTGGCCCGAGTACGGCTACGCGGCGGTCGACTTCTACACCTGCGGGCGGGGCATCCCCGAGGAGGCGCACGCGGTGCTGCGCGAGGGCCTGGGCGCCGAGCGCGCCGAGGTGATGACCATCGACCGCGGGCTCGCCCTGCGCGGCCGCGGCTGCAGGGTCCGCGCGCACGTCGCCGAGGGCCGCGACGGCACGGTGAGCTACCGGGAGAGCGCGCCCTCGGAGAGCGCGCCGAGGCCTTCGGCGCGGGGTGAGGCCGCGCCGTGA
- the speE gene encoding polyamine aminopropyltransferase: MTGLWYREVFRDQLSLGVRVERTLHASESAFQRIEIVETPFFGKMLVLDGIFMTSEADEHYYHEMIVHPALCTAPRIARVLIIGGGDGGTAREVLRHPDVERCTMVEIDRAVVEACKAHLPEIGREGWDDPRLELRFEDGIEFVKRAPAGSFDVVILDGSDPVGPAEGLFDRSFYEGVKRVLGDGGVFALQSESPTVYEKVFYEIQATLRRVFGASHPYFGSVTLYGSGMWTWTMTGADPSQLRPERAAAVAERCRYWSPEIHRAAFAQPAEIARKLQALASS; this comes from the coding sequence GTGACCGGGCTCTGGTATCGCGAGGTCTTCCGGGACCAGCTCTCGCTCGGGGTGCGGGTCGAGCGCACCTTGCACGCCTCCGAGAGCGCGTTTCAGCGCATCGAGATCGTCGAGACCCCGTTCTTCGGCAAGATGCTCGTGCTCGACGGCATCTTCATGACGAGCGAGGCGGACGAGCACTACTACCACGAGATGATCGTGCACCCCGCCCTGTGCACCGCGCCGCGGATCGCGCGTGTCCTCATCATCGGCGGCGGTGACGGCGGCACCGCGCGCGAGGTCCTGCGCCACCCCGACGTCGAGCGCTGCACGATGGTCGAGATCGACCGGGCCGTCGTCGAGGCGTGCAAGGCGCACCTGCCCGAGATCGGGCGCGAGGGATGGGACGACCCCCGGCTGGAGCTGCGCTTCGAGGACGGGATCGAGTTCGTCAAGCGCGCCCCGGCCGGCAGCTTCGACGTGGTGATCCTCGACGGCAGCGACCCCGTCGGCCCGGCCGAGGGGCTCTTCGACCGGTCGTTCTACGAGGGCGTGAAGCGGGTGCTCGGGGACGGCGGCGTCTTCGCGCTCCAGAGCGAGTCGCCCACGGTCTACGAGAAGGTCTTCTACGAGATCCAGGCCACCCTGCGCCGCGTGTTCGGCGCCTCGCACCCCTACTTCGGCAGCGTGACGCTGTACGGCTCGGGCATGTGGACCTGGACGATGACCGGCGCCGATCCGAGCCAGCTGCGGCCCGAGCGCGCGGCCGCCGTGGCCGAGCGCTGCCGGTACTGGTCGCCCGAGATCCACCGCGCCGCGTTCGCGCAGCCGGCCGAGATCGCCCGCAAGCTTCAGGCGTTGGCCTCGTCCTGA
- a CDS encoding response regulator yields MSDGSDRRAAPRFAARVKVRFRSVEELVTAYTDDISRGGLFVTSTHQLPPGSRVQVQMELPDEGPAARVPAEVAYTLSADEAEKAGRQPGMGMKFLEADIAPLAARIAVFLSATLDAQGEEGTEPIHVLVVDDSKSYRAAVASALTGAGHRVTEAEHGLDALGKAMKEPPDLVLTDVQMPVMDGWQLLRLMRARDKTKGVPVVFLTTLDSDADRIKGYELGIDDFIAKPSAAEELLARAHRVVARARREGVSDEGMSGSLEQVALASLLAFAEAERRTGVLAVARPGGEAKIGLVDGAIVSVELPGGQRAPSLFEALLTLLDWQEGRFALHAVEVVAGDERVSVQGALLEHARRQDEANA; encoded by the coding sequence ATGAGCGACGGATCCGACCGGAGAGCTGCCCCGCGTTTCGCGGCCCGGGTCAAGGTGCGTTTCCGTTCCGTCGAGGAGCTCGTCACGGCCTACACCGACGACATCAGCCGGGGCGGGCTCTTCGTCACCTCGACCCACCAGCTGCCGCCCGGCTCGCGCGTCCAGGTGCAGATGGAGCTGCCCGACGAGGGCCCCGCCGCGCGGGTGCCGGCCGAGGTCGCCTACACGCTCTCGGCCGACGAGGCGGAGAAGGCGGGACGTCAGCCGGGCATGGGCATGAAGTTCCTCGAGGCCGACATCGCGCCCCTCGCGGCGCGCATCGCGGTCTTCCTCAGCGCCACCCTCGACGCCCAGGGCGAGGAGGGCACCGAGCCCATCCACGTGCTCGTGGTCGACGACTCCAAGAGCTACCGCGCCGCCGTCGCGTCGGCGCTGACGGGGGCCGGCCACCGGGTCACCGAGGCGGAGCACGGCCTCGACGCGCTGGGCAAGGCGATGAAGGAGCCGCCCGATCTGGTGCTGACCGACGTGCAGATGCCGGTGATGGACGGCTGGCAGCTGCTCCGCCTGATGCGCGCGCGCGACAAGACCAAGGGCGTGCCGGTCGTCTTCCTGACCACGCTCGACTCGGACGCGGATCGCATCAAGGGCTACGAGCTGGGCATCGACGACTTCATCGCCAAGCCCTCCGCGGCCGAGGAGCTGCTCGCGCGGGCCCACCGCGTGGTGGCGCGCGCGCGGCGCGAGGGCGTGTCGGACGAGGGCATGAGCGGCTCGCTCGAGCAGGTGGCCCTGGCCAGCCTGCTCGCCTTCGCCGAGGCCGAGCGGCGCACGGGGGTGCTCGCCGTCGCGCGCCCCGGCGGGGAGGCCAAGATCGGGCTGGTCGACGGCGCGATCGTGAGCGTGGAGCTCCCGGGCGGCCAGAGGGCGCCGAGCCTCTTCGAGGCGCTGCTCACGCTGCTCGACTGGCAGGAGGGTCGCTTCGCGCTCCACGCGGTCGAGGTCGTGGCGGGGGACGAGCGCGTGTCGGTCCAGGGCGCGCTGCTCGAGCACGCCCGGCGTCAGGACGAGGCCAACGCCTGA
- a CDS encoding NAD(P)H-quinone oxidoreductase, with protein sequence MPIARAVRIKEPGGPEVLHIDRIPVDDPGAGQVLVEVAAAGLNRADLMQRRGAYPAPPGVPEDVPGLEFAGRVAAVGDGVTGFASGDPVMGIVGGGAMATHLLVHERELMRVPEGVALSHAAAIPEAFLTAYDALFAQAQLAAGEHVLVHAVASGVGTAALQLGKLAGARVIGTSRTEEKLDRCAELGLPMAIHVKGGAFAEEARQLTGGRGVEVVLDLVGGAYLDQNLDALATRGRMVTIGLMGGRAAELSMGKVLRKRLTLHGSVLRSRPLEEKAALTQAFASKIAPLFGEGGPLAPIVDDVIPMSEVADAHARMEKNDTFGKLVLSWS encoded by the coding sequence ATGCCCATCGCGCGCGCCGTCCGCATCAAGGAGCCCGGAGGTCCCGAGGTCCTGCACATCGATCGCATCCCCGTCGACGACCCCGGCGCGGGGCAGGTCCTGGTCGAGGTCGCGGCGGCGGGGCTCAACCGCGCCGACCTGATGCAGCGCCGCGGCGCGTACCCCGCGCCTCCGGGCGTGCCCGAGGACGTGCCCGGGCTCGAGTTCGCCGGCCGCGTGGCCGCGGTGGGCGACGGCGTGACCGGCTTCGCGAGCGGCGACCCCGTGATGGGCATCGTCGGCGGCGGCGCGATGGCCACCCACCTGCTCGTGCACGAGCGCGAGCTGATGCGGGTGCCGGAGGGCGTCGCGCTCAGCCACGCCGCGGCCATCCCGGAGGCCTTCCTCACCGCGTACGACGCGCTCTTCGCCCAGGCCCAGCTCGCGGCGGGCGAGCACGTGCTCGTGCACGCGGTGGCCAGCGGGGTCGGCACCGCGGCGCTCCAGCTGGGCAAGCTCGCGGGCGCGCGCGTCATCGGCACGTCGCGGACCGAGGAGAAGCTCGACCGCTGCGCGGAGCTGGGGCTACCGATGGCCATCCACGTCAAGGGCGGCGCGTTCGCCGAGGAGGCGCGCCAGCTGACCGGCGGCCGCGGCGTGGAGGTCGTGCTCGACCTGGTGGGCGGCGCCTACCTCGACCAGAACCTCGACGCGCTCGCCACGCGGGGGCGCATGGTCACCATCGGTCTCATGGGCGGACGCGCGGCGGAGCTGTCGATGGGCAAGGTGCTCCGCAAGCGCCTCACCCTGCACGGCTCGGTGCTCCGCAGTCGCCCCCTCGAGGAGAAGGCCGCGCTGACCCAGGCGTTCGCCTCCAAGATCGCGCCCCTCTTCGGCGAAGGCGGCCCGCTCGCGCCCATCGTCGACGACGTGATCCCCATGTCGGAGGTGGCCGACGCGCACGCCCGCATGGAGAAGAACGACACCTTCGGAAAGCTCGTGCTCAGCTGGAGCTGA